AATTACAGTTTTCGGAAGTACCAATTTCTCAGTTTGCGCCTTTGGCACTGGGCGAATTCCATTGTCATCTTGGGCTTACTTGGGACGGTTCTCATCAGAAAAACATTTTTGAGCTGGCGCACGAATGCGGCCTTGATCGAAGAGAAAATGAAAGCGGAGGGTACTCCAGTCACGCCAGAACTTGCTAAGGAGATTGCCGTCGCCATTCGCAACCCGTTATGGGACTGGCATATCTATTTGGGATTTGTTTTGGGATTTCTTCTCCTCGCTCGAATTCTGATCGCGATTATTATTGAGAAGAAAAGCCCTGGGTTTTCGGCCATCAAAGTCGCCTTCGGCATCAAACAGGTTCCAAAGGAAGAAAGAACGAGGGCCCTGCATTTTACGGCTGTAAAGGCCGGATACGCCATTTTTTACGTTGTAACTCTACTCATGGTGATTACAGGTTTTCTTCTGAATTTCAAAGCGGAGATTGGGCTGTCCAGAGACCTTGCTGCTACAACCAAAGAGATTCACGAAATCATGATGTGGTTCTTTGTATTCTTTGTCGGTGGTCATATCATTGGAGTCGTCTTGGCTGAAAATCGCTCGGACCCAGGAATTGTTTCCGATATGATCCATGGCGGAAAATCGGAGCAAAATCCACGTTCAGAATAGTCGCGTGCCTCATCCAAGGCGTGGCCGATGACGTGAGGCGGCGTAGGCGCGTCATCGGCAAAATGGGCGGGTTGTTTCCTTTAACCGAGCGCCTGTCAGCGGTTGATGGACCACCGACGATGTTGAGTCGACTACCTACCATCGATTGATGGAGCACCGACGCCCGCTCGATGGAGCACCTGTCAGCGATCGATGGACCACCGATGGTGTTGAGTCGACGACCTACCATCGATCGATGGAGCGCCGACGCCCGTTCGATGGAGCACCTGTCAGCGATCGATGGACCACCGACGATGTCGAGTCGAATACGTATCATGGGTTGATGGCGCATCTGTCGGTGCGCGATGGACGGCGCGCCGAGCGGTGCTTCAGCAGGCGCGGGTCTCCAATTGGTGTGTTGTTTCGTCTGGTTGTATGGCATCTGCGAGGCTCGATGAAGCGAGCGTGTCCGACCAAATCCCAAGCGCTTGATGGCTCACGCCGTGCGGATGTGACCGGGCGGGTCGGTAACTGGGCGACGTAAGCGCATCATCGGAAAATGGATGACTTGTTTTCGGTGCGAGGTGTAGCCTCGAACGACATCGCTGCGGAATCCTCAAAACACATCTTCGAACATGGTCTTTTTCACCAAGATTGATGATCGCGCCAAGGTGAAGGGATCTCGCGATCCCCTCGGTATCGAACCGATCTGGAGCGCCTTCGGGCGCGAGGTGATCGGCAATTTGACCACGGTCACGACCTCGCT
The nucleotide sequence above comes from Polyangiaceae bacterium. Encoded proteins:
- a CDS encoding cytochrome b/b6 domain-containing protein; amino-acid sequence: MQNYSFRKYQFLSLRLWHWANSIVILGLLGTVLIRKTFLSWRTNAALIEEKMKAEGTPVTPELAKEIAVAIRNPLWDWHIYLGFVLGFLLLARILIAIIIEKKSPGFSAIKVAFGIKQVPKEERTRALHFTAVKAGYAIFYVVTLLMVITGFLLNFKAEIGLSRDLAATTKEIHEIMMWFFVFFVGGHIIGVVLAENRSDPGIVSDMIHGGKSEQNPRSE